A single region of the Changchengzhania lutea genome encodes:
- a CDS encoding zinc metalloprotease, giving the protein MKKLLLSMAAVALLFTACDDDKSASIEQSKVDMNDFYVYTDANDDVASKSANDKGNKKSCSSMSVLNRQLDANPGLERKMYNIELHTRQFIAGKGKPPGSGGSGTGGGDTDVDILPIQDNLGIINIPVYVHIVYPNANSISDSRVSEQMSVLNADFKNTNTGLLPSGTTFANDATNAEFSFSLAGTIRHDDPKSSWGTNDAVKVAYPPITPETHLNIWVCEIGGGILGYAQFPGGNASTDGIVLGGAYFGNTGGVYGAGRTATHEVGHYLNLRHIWGDGRCNRDDFVADTPLAGASNGGCPSFPSVSCKTADMTMNYMDYTYDNCMYMFTDGQRNRMRAIFAQGGSRAGMLN; this is encoded by the coding sequence ATGAAAAAATTATTGTTGAGTATGGCCGCTGTAGCCCTATTATTTACAGCTTGTGATGATGACAAAAGTGCATCTATCGAGCAATCTAAAGTAGACATGAATGACTTTTATGTATATACAGATGCAAATGATGACGTAGCTTCAAAATCGGCAAATGATAAAGGAAATAAAAAATCCTGTTCATCTATGTCTGTCCTTAATAGACAACTTGATGCCAACCCGGGATTAGAAAGAAAGATGTACAACATAGAATTGCATACTAGACAATTCATTGCTGGAAAAGGCAAACCACCAGGATCTGGCGGCAGCGGTACTGGCGGAGGTGATACTGATGTAGATATACTACCAATTCAAGATAATTTAGGCATTATTAACATTCCCGTTTACGTACATATAGTCTATCCAAATGCAAATAGCATTTCTGATAGCAGGGTATCTGAGCAAATGAGTGTTTTAAACGCCGATTTTAAAAATACCAATACCGGTTTACTTCCTAGCGGAACAACCTTCGCAAACGATGCAACCAATGCCGAATTTAGTTTCTCATTGGCAGGAACTATTAGGCATGATGACCCTAAGTCTTCTTGGGGAACAAATGATGCTGTAAAAGTAGCATATCCCCCTATTACTCCAGAGACCCACTTAAATATTTGGGTTTGTGAAATAGGTGGAGGTATTTTAGGCTATGCACAATTCCCAGGCGGAAATGCTTCTACAGATGGTATTGTTCTTGGTGGTGCTTACTTTGGTAATACTGGCGGTGTATATGGTGCAGGTAGAACGGCAACCCACGAAGTTGGACATTATTTAAATTTACGTCACATTTGGGGAGACGGAAGATGCAACAGAGATGATTTTGTAGCTGATACACCTTTAGCTGGTGCTTCTAACGGAGGCTGTCCTTCATTCCCATCGGTAAGCTGTAAAACTGCTGATATGACCATGAATTATATGGATTACACGTATGACAACTGTATGTATATGTTTACCGATGGTCAAAGAAACAGAATGCGTGCTATATTTGCACAAGGAGGTTCTAGAGCGGGTATGCTAAACTAA